The DNA segment CCAAGGTATTTGTCGGGATTTAGAGATAGGAGTATAATAGTGATGTCCCAGGAACCATCAAGGCGTGTATGATTTTCCTAACATCATAGATATGGGATTTCAACATTTATCACTCTCGAGGGAGTGGTGTGAGAAAACCCACCTTGCATATATGCGGGGAATATCTAGCGCCAACGATGCTGGGACTTTTATGACTTAACGGGATGTGGCGCAGCCTGGTAGCGCGCACGGCTGGGGGCCGTGAGGTCGCAAGTTCAAGTCTTGTCATCCCGACCAGGAATCAAATAATAAATTGGCAAAAATAATAAAGAAACACTATACTAGTCAGTAGCAGTTGATTAGGCAATCGCTCGCCCTCATGGGCTAGAGGAAAGTCCGGGCAGCATAGGATACAACAGTCGCTAACGGCGACCGGGGGTGACCCTAGGGAAAGTGCCACAGAAACGATACCGCCATCTCAAACAACAACTTGTTGCGACTGATGGTAAGGGTGAAAGGAGTGGGGTAAAAGCCCACAGTCGACCGCGGTGACGCGGAAGAGAGGTAAACCCTGTTGGCTGCAAGGTGGCTGGTACACATAGGGCTATCCGTCCGTGCCAACCGATATCCGCTTGATCCGCCTGGCAACAGACGTGGCTAGATAGATGATTGTCCTCGACAGAACCCGGCTTACAAATCAACTGCATATAAAAATCTCCGCATAACGCGGAGATTTTTATAGATACCACAGAAAATGTGTTATTTTGAGACACTTTTCACGAGCGAAGAAAACGCTTTCGGATCATTCACTGCCAATTCGGCGAGTACCTTACGGTCTAGTTCGACTCCAGAGGCTCGCAGACTGGAAATGAGTTTACCGTATGTTGTGCCGTTTTCCCTTGCGGCGGCATTGATACGAGTAATCCATAAACTACGAATAGTTCGCTTTTTGTTGCGACGATCTCGGTAAGCGTACTGGAGCGCACGGATAACTGCTTGTTTGGCTAGGCGAAAGCTTCGAGTACGATTATGCTGCATGCCTTTTGCGGCAGCTAGGGTACTTTTGTGACGTGCGCGTGCTGTTACACTACGTTTTACTCTCATGAAATCACACTCCTAGAACTCGTTTAATGTTTTTTGCCATACTACCCGATACCGTAGCAGAGGTATTAATTGTACGCTTACGCGACTTACTCTTCTTGGAGAGCATATGATTGCCGAACGCGCGTCGGCGGGTAAGTTTGCCGGTACTGGTTAGCTTGATTCGCTTAGCAGTGCCCTTATGGGTCTTTAACTTTGGCATTATTTACTCCTTATTACGATGCTCAGGTTTCTACCTGCCATCAATGGTTTCTGTTCAAGTACAGCTTCATTTTCTAGTAGCTTGACCATGCGATCGATGAGTTCGTATCCCAGCTCACGGTGCGCCATTTCACGTCCTCGAAAAAAAATAAGAATTTTGACCTTGTGACCATCCGCGAGGAACTCGCGTATCTTGCGTAGCTTTATCTCGAGATCATTGGCTCCAATCTTGAGGCCAAATCTCATCTGCTTCAGCTCGCTTGCCTTATTGCTGCGTCGATTTCTTTGTTGTTCTTTCAGTCTTTGATACTGAAACTTACCCCAATCCACGACTTTCACGACGGGTGGTTCCGCATTTGGTGATATTTCGACCAGGTCGACCCCAGCCTCTTCGGCTAATCGTAGTGCTTCTGTGCGACTCATGACGCCCAGTTGCTCGCCGTTTGTTCCGATGACTCGTAACTCG comes from the Candidatus Saccharimonas aalborgensis genome and includes:
- the rplT gene encoding 50S ribosomal protein L20 — encoded protein: MRVKRSVTARARHKSTLAAAKGMQHNRTRSFRLAKQAVIRALQYAYRDRRNKKRTIRSLWITRINAAARENGTTYGKLISSLRASGVELDRKVLAELAVNDPKAFSSLVKSVSK
- the rpmI gene encoding 50S ribosomal protein L35 → MPKLKTHKGTAKRIKLTSTGKLTRRRAFGNHMLSKKSKSRKRTINTSATVSGSMAKNIKRVLGV
- the infC gene encoding translation initiation factor IF-3 is translated as MSTSIRINDAIRATELRVIGTNGEQLGVMSRTEALRLAEEAGVDLVEISPNAEPPVVKVVDWGKFQYQRLKEQQRNRRSNKASELKQMRFGLKIGANDLEIKLRKIREFLADGHKVKILIFFRGREMAHRELGYELIDRMVKLLENEAVLEQKPLMAGRNLSIVIRSK